Proteins encoded by one window of Geobacter sp. DSM 9736:
- a CDS encoding conjugal transfer protein TraH, with amino-acid sequence MARNSAKQMTAATLAVAVAAMPALSWSGWVDDWMTQKTSTSPSYYEGAKRGYYSGGTFSARWPNGTDYPVTVTLPSIKSGCGGIDAFLGGFSFMNVDYLVQKLQRILSSAPAAAFDIAMKTLAPQVADTVKSLEAIADRLNNIQLNDCKAAKALVAVASEPFSPIMSNSVKNEMSNSMNDFMVSSGINDMYQTSKTNLTAVMNSTMGNTPPAGNVVAQASQGGTAGCPSDITDIFGGGSVLDNLAAKKSMNAEYVKLIRGFIGDVVVQSPTTTNSTYVASYIPPCDKNTDFDAFLDGTAQGKNSAGACSAITDANANLMQYVSTRMQAVSAKMKAKQALNTTSDVPFLNSTPLSISLVLKTAIATNTEEEVIGKLSAVTARAFAYYMLLDLLQEATQLQNLSAQIQSQNKDNKAGASPNSCQLALLFDGMKNVEQLANRTRALLTTAQQGYANVVNEMNAIEMLVLTMKRFDDTVFSELSGRFGTGLARRVTGRS; translated from the coding sequence GTGGCACGAAATTCTGCAAAACAGATGACCGCAGCAACACTTGCCGTCGCGGTTGCCGCAATGCCGGCTCTTTCGTGGAGCGGCTGGGTCGATGACTGGATGACCCAGAAGACCTCGACATCCCCCAGCTACTACGAAGGAGCCAAGCGCGGCTACTATAGCGGCGGTACATTTTCCGCCCGGTGGCCCAACGGCACGGACTACCCCGTTACCGTTACCCTCCCCTCGATAAAGTCAGGCTGCGGCGGAATCGACGCGTTTCTCGGGGGCTTCAGCTTCATGAACGTGGACTACCTTGTCCAGAAGCTGCAGCGCATCCTTTCATCGGCGCCGGCAGCGGCCTTCGACATCGCCATGAAGACGCTCGCACCGCAGGTTGCCGACACTGTCAAATCGCTGGAGGCCATTGCAGACAGGCTGAACAACATCCAACTCAATGACTGCAAGGCTGCAAAGGCCTTGGTGGCCGTGGCGTCAGAGCCCTTCTCGCCAATCATGAGCAACAGCGTAAAGAATGAAATGAGCAACTCCATGAACGACTTTATGGTGTCCAGCGGCATCAATGACATGTATCAGACCTCAAAAACCAATCTTACTGCAGTGATGAACTCGACCATGGGAAACACGCCACCGGCCGGCAATGTTGTCGCTCAGGCATCGCAGGGTGGCACAGCAGGCTGTCCCAGCGACATCACCGATATCTTCGGCGGCGGGTCGGTCCTCGATAATCTGGCCGCGAAAAAATCGATGAACGCCGAGTACGTGAAGCTGATCAGAGGATTCATCGGCGATGTAGTTGTCCAATCCCCCACCACGACAAACAGCACCTATGTTGCCAGCTACATTCCTCCCTGCGACAAGAATACCGATTTCGATGCATTCCTCGACGGGACAGCACAAGGCAAGAATTCCGCCGGAGCCTGCAGCGCCATTACCGACGCAAACGCCAATCTTATGCAGTATGTGTCGACCCGCATGCAGGCGGTTTCGGCAAAGATGAAAGCGAAACAGGCACTCAACACGACAAGCGACGTGCCGTTCCTCAATTCCACCCCCCTCTCCATCAGTCTCGTGCTCAAAACGGCCATTGCCACCAACACCGAGGAAGAGGTAATCGGCAAGCTTTCCGCCGTGACCGCAAGGGCTTTCGCCTACTACATGCTACTTGATCTATTGCAGGAAGCGACTCAGTTGCAGAATCTATCGGCCCAGATCCAGTCGCAGAACAAGGACAACAAGGCCGGGGCAAGCCCGAACAGCTGCCAGCTCGCGCTGCTGTTCGATGGAATGAAGAACGTAGAGCAGTTGGCCAACAGGACACGGGCGCTCCTGACTACGGCACAGCAGGGTTACGCCAATGTGGTAAATGAGATGAATGCAATCGAGATGCTTGTCCTCACCATGAAAAGATTTGACGACACTGTTTTTTCAGAACTGTCGGGACGATTCGGTACAGGCCTGGCACGCAGGGTCACCGGAAGAAGTTGA
- a CDS encoding cation-translocating P-type ATPase, with the protein MNERDLQFERVEVSVTGLDCADCARHVKDAIEAIPGVLEVEILFSAQKAAVILDPAKAGLEDIRRAVKDAGYSIRKPEEGIAAKATFGGKFTRQILTLFGMVFGVVLFAAMVGEWLGLFEVATKLVPWPAWLAVILAGGWPVFWNVVRATAKGRITSHTLMTIGMLAAVAVGEWAAAILVVFFMRIGDYVETFTAERARRALKDLTAMAPQTARVERDGAEVEVSVTEVMVGETVIVRPGEKIPVDGEVVAGQATVDQATITGESMPVEAGTGAKVFAATIARFGSIRIRTLKVGADTTFGKVIKLVEQAEASQGEVQRLADKFSGYYLPVVAVIAILTFLIGRNPLATAAVLVVVCSCSFALATPLAMIASIGAGAKRGLLIKGGKYLEALNRADILLLDKTGTLTLGQPKITDIVVYGSFSETEVIALAASVERYSEHPLAEAVRSRAKEDNIPLLDPEEFKAIPGQGVRAVVNGRVIAVGSRRMLSDTNFVQSADQLEAQGKSILYVVCDGKVAGVLAAADTLRPEVPSALAEIRNLGIQTIELLTGDNERVAAPLAKKLDLQYRADLLPEDKIAIVRDYQSKGNVVVMVGDGVNDAPALAQADVGIAMGAAGSDIAIEAAHVALMREDWALVPEIFQIARRTMGVVKLNLVFTALYNVAGMSLAALGLLPLTLAAALQSLPDIGILANSSRLLRRKI; encoded by the coding sequence ATGAATGAAAGAGATCTCCAATTTGAACGAGTTGAGGTTAGCGTCACTGGTCTGGACTGCGCCGATTGTGCACGGCATGTCAAGGATGCAATCGAAGCGATCCCCGGTGTATTGGAGGTGGAGATTCTCTTTTCTGCCCAGAAGGCCGCTGTCATCCTTGATCCCGCGAAAGCTGGACTGGAGGATATACGGAGGGCCGTGAAAGATGCGGGTTATTCCATTAGGAAGCCCGAAGAAGGGATTGCAGCAAAAGCAACCTTTGGCGGTAAATTCACCCGGCAAATCCTGACCCTCTTTGGAATGGTGTTTGGCGTCGTCCTCTTTGCTGCCATGGTCGGAGAATGGCTCGGCCTTTTCGAGGTTGCCACGAAACTGGTGCCGTGGCCTGCCTGGCTTGCCGTCATCCTTGCAGGCGGCTGGCCGGTATTCTGGAATGTCGTCAGGGCGACCGCCAAGGGAAGGATCACCTCCCATACCCTTATGACCATAGGAATGCTTGCCGCAGTTGCCGTCGGCGAATGGGCCGCCGCCATACTGGTCGTCTTCTTCATGCGGATTGGGGACTACGTGGAGACTTTCACCGCCGAGCGTGCCCGCCGAGCTTTGAAAGACCTCACCGCCATGGCTCCCCAAACCGCACGTGTGGAGCGTGATGGCGCGGAGGTCGAGGTTTCTGTCACAGAGGTGATGGTGGGTGAAACGGTGATCGTCCGTCCGGGAGAAAAAATACCGGTGGACGGCGAGGTTGTCGCAGGGCAAGCCACTGTAGACCAGGCAACGATCACCGGCGAGTCCATGCCGGTCGAGGCGGGAACAGGAGCTAAAGTTTTTGCGGCGACAATCGCACGTTTTGGCAGCATCCGCATCCGTACGCTCAAGGTCGGGGCGGACACCACTTTCGGAAAAGTAATAAAACTTGTAGAGCAAGCCGAAGCAAGCCAGGGGGAAGTGCAGCGTCTGGCTGACAAATTCTCGGGTTATTACCTCCCCGTTGTCGCCGTCATTGCCATACTCACCTTTCTCATAGGACGAAATCCGCTCGCCACAGCGGCTGTTCTCGTCGTCGTCTGCTCCTGCTCATTCGCCCTTGCCACCCCGCTTGCCATGATAGCCTCCATAGGCGCCGGAGCAAAAAGGGGGCTCCTCATCAAGGGAGGAAAATACCTGGAAGCGCTCAACCGCGCCGATATCCTCCTTCTTGACAAGACTGGCACTCTTACACTTGGTCAACCGAAGATTACCGATATAGTCGTCTATGGATCCTTTTCAGAAACTGAGGTGATAGCACTGGCGGCCTCGGTGGAACGTTACTCTGAACACCCATTGGCAGAAGCGGTGCGTTCCAGAGCCAAAGAGGACAATATACCTCTCCTGGACCCGGAGGAGTTCAAGGCTATTCCGGGTCAGGGGGTAAGGGCTGTCGTGAATGGCCGTGTGATAGCAGTCGGGAGCCGCAGGATGCTTTCCGACACTAATTTCGTACAATCAGCTGATCAGCTTGAGGCTCAAGGCAAATCCATCCTTTATGTTGTCTGTGACGGAAAAGTCGCCGGCGTTCTCGCGGCAGCCGATACCTTGCGGCCGGAGGTGCCGTCTGCCCTTGCGGAGATAAGAAATCTCGGTATACAAACCATTGAACTCCTCACTGGGGATAACGAACGCGTTGCCGCTCCTCTCGCGAAAAAACTTGACCTGCAATACCGCGCCGATCTTCTGCCGGAAGACAAGATCGCCATAGTCAGAGATTACCAGTCAAAGGGGAATGTGGTTGTCATGGTGGGGGATGGTGTTAACGACGCGCCGGCCCTTGCCCAGGCGGACGTCGGCATCGCCATGGGGGCGGCTGGCAGCGACATCGCCATCGAAGCGGCGCATGTTGCGCTGATGCGGGAGGACTGGGCTCTTGTTCCAGAGATTTTTCAAATTGCCCGGCGCACCATGGGAGTGGTGAAACTGAATCTTGTTTTTACGGCGCTCTACAATGTTGCCGGGATGTCGCTGGCCGCTCTGGGCCTATTGCCCCTGACTCTGGCCGCAGCACTTCAGTCATTACCTGACATTGGAATTCTTGCCAATTCGTCCCGATTGCTGCGGCGGAAAATTTAA
- a CDS encoding type IV secretory system conjugative DNA transfer family protein, with product MSLWNKLFNHEPVTHLGTGVNMQRPTKIVPLSIPDSYRKRHTFVFGTTGVGKTRLCENMIEQDILKGYSVVYFDPKGDQEIFAKVFDVARKANRHEELMLITPIFPEYSAVVDPMAHYFMVDELVGHIISGIQGGREPFYRNIAKEITTAVITANILLANHENRLPIMNIDKIRQSIRREALEKTMLALRGIGNREAELTAGMLEDILKSPMEYYAKVSSTLRTALMELSSGNIGKIIGQAGSNRFISDLEEGKRVILVIHTGSMITREAAATLGKVILSMIQSFIGRIYLSNKQRLDPPLSVFIDEAQSILYQGVEELFAKAGSADVMVTAFAQSVNQVYAVLGEEFGKSILDNTNTKIFMRCSDAETSEYVTKHFGVRNVLTGIYGSNQVTTREVEQDILKVQDVLGLQPREFYMLTYSGRFKGATLEARKPGVKIIFPDAPSVVSSLVASAPPEEKPDP from the coding sequence ATGTCTTTGTGGAACAAGCTGTTTAACCATGAGCCGGTTACACACCTGGGAACAGGGGTCAACATGCAGCGCCCTACGAAGATCGTCCCCCTCTCCATACCCGATTCTTACCGGAAGCGTCACACATTCGTGTTTGGCACGACAGGAGTCGGAAAGACCAGGCTGTGCGAAAACATGATCGAGCAGGACATCCTCAAAGGGTATTCCGTCGTCTATTTCGATCCCAAAGGGGATCAGGAGATCTTCGCCAAGGTTTTCGATGTGGCGCGGAAGGCAAACCGTCACGAAGAGCTGATGCTGATCACCCCCATCTTTCCCGAGTACTCTGCCGTGGTGGACCCTATGGCACACTACTTCATGGTGGACGAACTGGTCGGCCACATCATATCCGGCATCCAGGGAGGACGAGAGCCTTTCTATCGCAATATCGCAAAGGAAATCACCACTGCCGTCATCACTGCCAATATCCTTCTTGCCAACCACGAGAACCGCCTGCCGATCATGAACATCGACAAAATACGGCAAAGCATCCGCCGCGAAGCCCTGGAGAAGACAATGCTCGCCCTGCGCGGTATCGGCAACCGGGAAGCGGAACTTACTGCCGGTATGCTGGAAGACATCCTGAAGTCGCCAATGGAGTATTACGCCAAGGTTTCTTCCACGCTCCGCACGGCACTGATGGAGCTCTCCTCCGGCAACATCGGGAAAATTATCGGCCAGGCCGGATCGAACCGCTTCATAAGCGATCTCGAAGAAGGGAAACGGGTCATTCTGGTAATCCACACCGGCTCAATGATCACCCGCGAGGCAGCCGCCACTCTTGGCAAAGTCATCCTTTCAATGATCCAGTCATTCATCGGCCGGATCTACCTGTCCAACAAGCAGAGACTCGATCCTCCGTTGTCCGTATTTATCGATGAGGCGCAGAGCATTTTGTACCAAGGGGTAGAGGAGCTTTTTGCCAAGGCGGGGTCCGCAGATGTGATGGTGACTGCCTTCGCGCAGTCGGTGAACCAGGTGTATGCGGTCCTGGGAGAGGAATTCGGCAAGAGCATCCTCGACAACACCAACACGAAGATCTTCATGCGCTGCTCCGATGCTGAGACAAGCGAATACGTCACGAAACACTTCGGCGTCCGCAACGTTCTCACCGGCATCTACGGGTCGAATCAGGTCACGACCCGGGAAGTCGAGCAGGATATTCTGAAAGTGCAGGATGTTCTAGGGCTTCAGCCACGGGAGTTCTACATGCTCACGTATTCGGGAAGATTCAAGGGCGCTACTCTGGAAGCCCGAAAGCCCGGCGTAAAGATAATTTTTCCGGATGCCCCTTCCGTCGTCTCATCCCTCGTTGCCAGTGCTCCTCCCGAGGAGAAGCCAGATCCATGA
- a CDS encoding conjugal transfer protein TraF, producing the protein MRHLIAAFVLASSAATAAGADYYSDSAKGWWWYQKEPEVKEKEPKKTNIRKLPSLQDYSYEGIWNMHPDDFEKFAESLKKKAVQNPSEENVKDYYEVQEIARKKALAFTNVAQYVWQKYPDLTTARDYPIATPGNLSRVSQIQEEKNRKLRDTKEEFALVYFYKTDCGYCQQQQPIIDWFTRSTGWQVKTINIEDNPGMGGRFGIDQTPAMILIQKGNKDFFPVSSGLITAEEIEDKTYRAVRLLKGEITPEEFSLYDFQRGGGFDVRKRPSDLDRIEGTSNDDERR; encoded by the coding sequence GTGCGTCATCTGATTGCTGCCTTTGTGCTCGCTTCCTCTGCTGCCACTGCGGCCGGTGCCGATTATTACTCCGACTCGGCGAAGGGATGGTGGTGGTACCAGAAGGAGCCGGAGGTAAAAGAGAAGGAGCCGAAGAAGACAAATATCAGGAAGCTTCCTTCTCTCCAGGATTACTCCTATGAAGGGATCTGGAACATGCATCCGGATGACTTCGAGAAGTTCGCCGAGAGCCTGAAGAAGAAGGCGGTCCAGAACCCGTCCGAAGAAAACGTCAAAGACTACTATGAGGTCCAGGAGATTGCCCGGAAAAAGGCCCTGGCATTCACGAACGTCGCCCAGTACGTCTGGCAGAAATACCCGGACCTCACTACCGCAAGGGATTATCCAATCGCCACCCCCGGCAATCTCAGTCGCGTAAGTCAGATCCAGGAGGAAAAGAACAGGAAGCTCCGGGACACCAAGGAGGAGTTTGCGCTCGTCTATTTCTACAAGACTGACTGCGGGTACTGTCAACAACAGCAGCCCATCATCGACTGGTTCACCAGGTCCACGGGATGGCAGGTGAAAACGATCAATATCGAGGACAATCCCGGCATGGGAGGAAGGTTCGGTATCGACCAAACACCGGCAATGATCCTGATCCAGAAAGGTAACAAAGACTTCTTCCCTGTCTCAAGCGGACTGATAACGGCTGAGGAAATTGAAGACAAGACGTACCGGGCGGTGCGCCTCCTGAAAGGTGAGATCACACCGGAGGAATTCAGCCTGTATGACTTCCAGCGTGGAGGCGGATTCGATGTCAGGAAGAGGCCCTCGGACCTCGATAGGATTGAAGGGACCAGTAACGACGATGAAAGGAGGTGA
- a CDS encoding lytic transglycosylase domain-containing protein: MRRYILTLLLGVAACPNGVAHSFCFEEAGTIYRVSPRILWSIAKQESNFNPVAINYNTNGSYDFGVMQVNSVWAPALRKIGIQWDALADPCTNVKVGAWVLAQCIRDYGYGWAAVGCYNSRTPSKRNIYATRIARIMQQQTTTVQAAAQKQLEVAANEPLPETPWKTVFGNDHR, translated from the coding sequence ATGCGGAGGTACATCCTTACCCTATTGCTCGGCGTTGCAGCCTGTCCCAATGGGGTCGCCCATTCTTTCTGCTTCGAGGAGGCAGGGACAATTTACCGGGTCTCTCCAAGAATCCTCTGGAGCATCGCCAAACAGGAGAGCAACTTCAACCCTGTTGCAATCAACTACAACACCAACGGCAGTTACGACTTCGGCGTGATGCAGGTTAACTCGGTATGGGCGCCAGCTCTGCGGAAGATCGGCATCCAGTGGGATGCATTGGCAGATCCGTGCACCAATGTCAAAGTGGGAGCCTGGGTGCTTGCGCAATGCATCCGCGACTATGGGTACGGATGGGCCGCTGTCGGATGCTACAACTCCCGGACACCGTCTAAGCGGAATATATATGCGACGAGAATTGCCCGGATAATGCAACAGCAGACGACGACAGTGCAGGCTGCTGCACAGAAACAACTGGAAGTTGCCGCCAATGAGCCCCTTCCGGAAACGCCATGGAAAACAGTCTTTGGTAATGATCACCGCTGA
- a CDS encoding response regulator produces MKNILVVDDNEDCLSLVKILLESEGMTAECAESGEDALRELSAKAFHLMVTDLNLPGIDGFAIVQQAMEIAPGMPIIMMTGETSPDITRLAVELGIVKVIFKPFTSHEMVTTIRDVLKTWTKL; encoded by the coding sequence GTGAAAAATATCCTGGTTGTAGACGATAATGAAGATTGCCTGTCTCTCGTAAAGATTTTGCTGGAAAGTGAAGGAATGACTGCTGAGTGTGCTGAGAGTGGTGAAGACGCTCTCCGTGAATTAAGTGCAAAGGCCTTTCACCTCATGGTAACCGACCTCAATTTGCCAGGTATTGACGGATTTGCCATCGTCCAGCAGGCCATGGAAATTGCGCCAGGTATGCCTATTATCATGATGACAGGTGAAACATCTCCGGACATCACACGACTGGCAGTGGAATTGGGAATCGTTAAGGTGATTTTCAAGCCCTTCACCTCGCATGAAATGGTGACTACAATCCGGGATGTGCTGAAAACCTGGACAAAATTGTGA
- a CDS encoding phosphohydrolase yields MKEVFLTIALAGGGLLIYSVANMLNRTGNLPSAQDIPQGEPEEVKLSDVSEMWAGEVFHIQNLSELWRKAKARKCPPLPRPAFKHQEIDRFYAEMVENEVAIEGARRSVIVQLLQMLDEEGDCPSVVRMNPLEAEAKLTDDTFAMLATIPLYQHTLNVARRCAAKIGQDFMLADFMIVSLAHDLGKIPSHQNKMYTSGDHPLLSALIVNGITEYASLPSRTDLDKIIKGHHLLKTDSALTDMLKQCDHDARQQELATLLVEAKERNRQQKPEYLQAGIQNPAGANTVTVMPKLQKVPPGEEREHPVGETVAKENFHPVTQALPVWFDADAILGALKKRINRLDTTAEGQRWDAVSTGSGIVYAQPEGVWAAIREISGNDPAILASDANEEAKRNLLFTVIWELSRTRDAIAKELITPQYYTTQVTVLTGSGKGYTAFLIPFRAETFAETVSALEELKPPLLKKMVKDIRPKLKETEKCVI; encoded by the coding sequence ATGAAGGAAGTATTTCTGACGATAGCCCTTGCCGGGGGAGGGCTCCTGATCTATTCAGTCGCGAACATGCTCAATCGAACCGGCAATCTGCCGTCAGCTCAGGACATTCCACAGGGAGAACCGGAGGAAGTGAAGCTGTCCGATGTCAGCGAAATGTGGGCCGGCGAAGTGTTCCATATTCAGAATCTGTCGGAACTGTGGCGTAAAGCCAAGGCACGAAAATGCCCTCCCCTCCCCCGCCCTGCGTTCAAGCACCAGGAGATAGACCGGTTTTACGCAGAGATGGTGGAGAACGAAGTCGCCATTGAGGGAGCGCGCAGGAGCGTGATCGTGCAGCTTCTCCAAATGCTCGATGAGGAGGGGGACTGCCCGTCAGTCGTAAGGATGAACCCACTGGAAGCAGAAGCAAAGCTGACGGATGATACTTTTGCCATGCTGGCCACGATCCCGCTTTACCAACACACGCTCAACGTTGCCAGGAGATGTGCGGCAAAAATCGGCCAGGATTTCATGCTGGCGGATTTTATGATCGTATCACTTGCTCATGACCTGGGAAAGATACCGTCTCACCAGAACAAGATGTATACCTCGGGCGATCACCCTCTCCTTTCTGCGCTCATCGTCAATGGAATCACTGAATACGCCTCCTTGCCCAGTCGAACCGATCTCGACAAGATCATCAAGGGGCACCACCTTTTGAAGACTGACAGTGCCCTGACGGACATGCTAAAGCAGTGCGACCATGATGCCCGCCAGCAGGAGTTGGCGACATTACTTGTCGAGGCGAAGGAGCGGAATCGTCAGCAGAAACCGGAATACCTGCAGGCAGGCATCCAGAATCCGGCAGGTGCAAACACCGTCACCGTGATGCCGAAGCTTCAGAAGGTTCCACCGGGAGAAGAACGCGAGCATCCCGTTGGAGAGACTGTAGCGAAGGAGAACTTCCATCCTGTCACCCAGGCACTGCCGGTTTGGTTTGATGCGGATGCAATTCTGGGTGCACTTAAGAAAAGGATCAACCGCCTGGACACGACAGCAGAGGGGCAACGATGGGACGCAGTATCCACCGGCAGTGGGATTGTCTATGCGCAACCTGAAGGAGTCTGGGCTGCAATCCGCGAGATAAGCGGCAACGACCCGGCTATCCTTGCATCCGACGCCAATGAAGAAGCCAAAAGAAATCTGCTCTTCACCGTAATATGGGAATTGAGCAGAACGCGGGATGCCATCGCAAAGGAACTCATCACCCCGCAATACTACACCACCCAGGTCACTGTTCTGACCGGGAGCGGCAAAGGCTACACGGCCTTTCTCATTCCATTCAGGGCGGAAACCTTTGCTGAAACGGTATCGGCGCTTGAGGAATTGAAACCTCCACTGCTGAAAAAGATGGTCAAGGATATCCGGCCGAAACTGAAGGAGACCGAGAAGTGCGTCATCTGA